The Salegentibacter mishustinae genomic interval TGCCGTTTTTATTAACAGTGTTTTTCTTTATCTGGATCACTAACCTTTTAGGTTTGTTGCCGGGTGCTGCAAACGTAACGGGTAATATTGCGGTTACCGTTTCTTTAGGTTTATTTACGCTTGCTTTAATATTGATAAACGGAAATAAGGAGTTTTGGAAGCATACCTTGTGGATGCCTGGAATTCCAACATTCGTAAAGCCAATTTTGATGGTGGTGGAGGTGATTGGTTTAGTAATTAAACCGGTTGCGCTTATGATTCGTTTATTTGCTAACATTACCGCGGGTCACATTATTATATTGAGTTTAATAGGATTGATATTTATACTGGAAAGTGCTGGAGTTGCCTGGATTTCGGTTCCTTTTGCCCTTTTTATTACAATATTGGAATTGTTAGTAGCATTCCTACAAGCGTTTATTTTTACAATGCTGTCTGCCCTGTTTATCGGGATGGCAGTTGCGGAACATGAACATCATTAATTTTAATTTTTAATTTTTATACTATGGAGTATTTACACATTGGACTTGCAGCTTTAGGAGCTGGATTAGCAGTTGTTGGAGCCGCTATTGGCGTTGGTAAAATTGGTGGTTCAGCAATGGACGCTATTGCCCGTCAACCGGAAGCTTCTGGAAAAATCCAGACTGCAATGATTATTGCTGCTGCACTTGTAGAGGGTGTTGCCCTTTTTGGAGTTGTAGCTGCGTTGCTAGGGGTGCTTACTACACCGGCTTAGTCCTAAGATTTCAAAAACCCATTCGTAACGGTTGGTTGCGAATGGGCTTTTTAAAAAATGATGTTAACAGGTATTATATAAATAAAGAATTATGGATTTAATTACTCCGGAAGTTGGTCTGATTTTTTGGCAAACCATCGTATTTTTAGTGCTGATGCTTATTCTTGCCAAATTCGCCTGGAAGCCAATTCTTGGTGCGGTAAGAACTCGTGAAGAGTCTATTAATGAAGCTCTTGCTTCTGCTGAAGATGCACGTAAAGAGATGCAAAATCTAAAGGCAGATAACGAAAAGTTGTTACAGGAAGCTCGTGCTGAAAGGGATGAGATCCTTAAAGAAGCACGTCAGTTAAAAGAAAAGATGATTTCTGAAGCTGAAGGTGATGCGCAGAAAAAGGCCGGTAATATCGTAGCTAAGGCTAAAGAAAGCATTGAAATGGAGAAGCGTGCAGCTATGGCCGATATTAAAAATCAGGTAGCTACACTTTCTATAGAAATTGCTGAAAAAGTAATTGGAAAAGAATTGTCTACCGAGGAGAAGCAACATCAGATGATTGATAAGATGTTGAACGATGCTACCTTAAACTAAGAAGTAATGAAAGGAACCAGGGCAGCACAACGTTACGCCAAAGCAATTTTAGACTTGGCAAAAGAGAAAAACACTGCAGATATCGTTTTTACTGATATGCAACAGATTTCTCAAACTATCGCAAAAAGTGAAGATCTTTCGGATATGCTTAAAAGTCCGGTTGTAAATTCAACGGTTAAAAAAGCCAGTTTAAAAGAGATTTTTAAAGATGCTGGAGAAATTACCCAGGGAGCTTTTGATGTGCTCGTTGAAAACGGAAGAATTAATATTCTTGATTTAGTAGCGAAAAATTATATTGTTCGTTACAATACAATGAATCGTTCTCAGGAAGCTGTAGTAACTTCAGCAGTTCCTTTAACTGCAGAGCTTGAAGAAAAGATTTTAGCTAAGGTTAAGGAATTAACTGGGACCGGTGCGAAGATTAAAAATGTTGTCAATAAAGATATTATAGGAGGTTTTGTTTTAAGAGTTGGAGATCTGCAATATGATGCCAGCGTATCCCGAAACCTTAATAGGCTAAAAAGGGAGTTGAAGACAAACTCATATATTTCATCTATATAAATGCCCATAATGGGCTTGCAAAAAGTTAATAAAAACCGTCACGCAATTATCGTGGCATTTTATCTTAAATAATTATGGCAGAAGTAAATCCTGCTGAAGTATCAGCAATATTAAAGAAACAATTATCAGGTTTTGAAAGTGGAGCCTCTTTAGACGAGGTGGGAACTGTACTTACTGTTGGTGATGGTATCGCTAACGTTTACGGTTTGGCAAACGCACAATACGGGGAATTGGTTCAGTTTGAAAGCGGCCTTGAAGGAATGGTTTTAAACCTTGAGGAAGACAATGTAGGTATCGTATTATTAGGACCTTCTAAAGATGTTAGAGAAGGATCTGTAGTAAAAAGAACCGAAAGAATTGCTTCTATCAACGTAGGTGAAGGAATTGTTGGTCGTGTAGTAGATACTTTAGGAAATCCTATAGATGGTAAAGGTGATATTGAAGGGGAAACTTTTCAGATGCCATTAGAGCGTAAGGCGCCTGGTGTAATTTACCGTCAGCCGGTAAGTGAACCAATGCAAACAGGAATCAAATCTATTGATGCGATGGTACCTGTAGGTAGAGGGCAGCGTGAGCTTGTGATTGGTGACCGTCAGACCGGTAAAACTACCGTTTGTATTGACACCATTCTTAACCAAAAAGAATTTTACGATGCAGGGGAACCTGTACACTGTATATATGTTGCAATTGGGCAAAAAGCTTCAACTGTAGCAGGTATTGCAAAAGTACTTGAAGATAAAGGTGCAATGGAATATACTACCATTGTAGCTGCAAACGCTTCAGATCCTGCTCCTATGCAGGTTTATGCCCCTTTTGCAGGTGCTGCTATTGGTGAGTACTTTAGAGATACTGGTCGTCCTGCTTTGATTATCTATGATGACCTTTCTAAACAAGCCGTTGCATACCGTGAGGTATCTTTGCTTTTACGTCGCCCACCGGGACGTGAAGCTTACCCTGGAGATGTTTTCTTCTTGCACTCAAGATTATTAGAGCGTGCTGCAAAAGTTATTGATGATAACGATATTGCACAGAATATGAACGATCTTCCTGATTCTCTTAAAGGAAAAATCAAAGGAGGAGGTTCTTTAACCGCACTTCCAATTATTGAAACACAGGCAGGAGACGTTTCAGCATATATCCCAACCAACGTAATTTCGATTACCGATGGTCAGATTTTCTTAACTTCAGATTTATTTAACTCTGGGGTTCGTCCTGCAATTGATGTTGGTATTTCTGTATCTCGTGTAGGTGGTTCGGCGCAAATTAAGTCGATGAAGAAAGTTGCCGGTACTTTAAAATTAGACCAGGCACAATATCGTGAACTTGAAGCCTTTGCTAAGTTCGGTTCAGATCTTGATCCTACTACTTTAAGAGTTATTCAAAAGGGTAAGCGTAACGTGGAAATCCTTAAGCAGGCTGAAAATGATCCTTACCCGGTAGAAGACCAGATCGCAATTATTTATGCAGGTTCTAAGAACTTGCTAAAAGATGTGCCGGTAGAGAAAGTGAAGGAATTTGAAAAAGACTACCTGGAATATCTTAACGCTAAGCATAGAGATATGCTAGATACGCTAAAAGCCGGTAAATTAACCGACGAGGTTACAGATACCTTGGTTTCAGTTGCGAAAGAGCTTTCAGCTAAGTATAAAAAATAGTATTGAGTATTGAGCTTAGAGCAGTTAGAAACTTAAGTTCATATTTAAACTTTAAATAAATTATAGGTATCGAGTATTTGTCTAAAATCTAAATACTCGATACTCAATACTAAATAAAATGGCAAACTTAAAAGAATTACGTAGCAGGATTACTTCGGTATCATCAACGATGCAGATTACCAGCGCCATGAAAATGGTGTCGGCAGCAAAGTTGAGCAGGGCTCAGGATGCGATCACGCAAATGAGACCTTATTCTGAAAAATTAACCCAGCTGTTACAGGATTTAAGTGCAACCCTTGATGATGATACCAGTAGCAAATACGCCGAAGAACGCGAAGTGAAAAACGTGTTGATGGTGGCTATATCTTCTAATAAGGGCTTGGCGGGTGCTTTTAATACCAATATTGTAAAGGCCGTTAAGTATAAAGCTAAGAACGATTACGATTCTAAAAAGATAGATCTTTACACACTTGGTAAAAAAGCCAATGATGTTCTTAAAAAGGACTACGAGGTTTATAAGAATAACAATGCAATTTACGACGACCTTTCTTTTGAAAACGTATCAGAAATTGCAGAAGAATTAATGCAGCTGTTTTTAGACGAAAAGTACGACAAGATCGTATTGGTGTACAACCAGTTTAAGAATGCAGCTACACAAATTGTACAGCACGAACAATTCTTGCCTATAGAACAATTTGAAACGGAAGAAGAAAAGCAACTCGATTACCTTTTTGAACCTTCAAAGATCGAGATTGTAAAAGAGCTTATTCCTAAATCTCTAAAAATGCAATTGTTTAAAGCATTAAGAGATTCTTTCGCTTCAGAGCACGGTGCCCGTATGACGGCGATGCACAAAGCAACCGATAACGCAAAAGAACTTCGTGACGATCTTAAGTTGTCTTACAACAAAGCCAGACAGGCTTCTATTACCAACGAAATTCTTGAAATCGTTGGTGGTGCCGAGGCATTGAATGGATAAACCAAAAAATAATATTCCGGAAGTAATTCCGTTCTAAAAACCCGTAAGTTAACTACGGGTTTTTTATTTGGTATGCGTTTTGTTTTTGTACTTTTAAACAACAAACTTTCTACTATGAAGAAACTACTATTTTTATTCAGCAGTATATTCGCTCTAATCTTAATTACAGGCTGCGGCAGCAATAAGGAATTACAGGAACGTGCTCCCGCACAGTTTCAGGATATTTATTATACACAGGGTGAAAATGGGTTAGATCTCCACATTCCTGTGGCGGTTATTCAGGATAATCGGGTAAGTATGGATAGTGTTTATTTTAGAGGAATGAAATCTCCATTGGTTCAGGATAAAGAACAAACTAATCTCTTTACTGCCAATTTCAGCACTGCAGGTGGAATGGATGTGATGAGTTCCGATCCTACTGAAGAAAACAAAAATAGGGTGCCACAAAAAACGGAAGAAATGCCCTTTGAGCTTGAAGACGAAGAAGCTATTCTCGTGTTTTCTCAAAATAATAAAACTAAATATTATAAGCTAACGGGAATAGAAGCGCAGAACTAAGCTCAAAATCTAATTTATCCTTCGATTGGGTACCTTTAAAAAACTATTTCAGCAAACTTTTGTTTACGGCCTCGCCACAGTGTTGCCGCGTATGCTGAATGTGATTATGGTGCCGCTATATACTCATGTTCTACCGAAAGAAGAATATGGCGAAGTTTCTATAATCTTCGCCTATTTTGTATTTTTCAATGTGATCCTTGCTTATGGGATGGAAACCGCTTTTTTTAGGTTTTACAATAAAATGAAGAATAGTAAGGAAGTGCTAAGTACTTCCGGTTGGTCAATTGTAGCAACGTCTATACTGTTTTTTACAGCAGCTTTTTTAGCACAGGATTTTATTGCTGAAATGGCAAATATACCGGTGAAATATATTCAACTGGTGATCTGGATTCTATTATTGGACGCCCTCGTGATCATCCCGTTTACCTGGCTTCGAGCAGCTGAAAAACCTATGCGGTTTGCAATAATTAAAATTATAAATGTTTGCATCAACCTAGGCCTCAATATTTTCTTTTTACTGTTTTTAAAAGATTTGGCAGTAGAGGATTCAGTTTTTCAAAGTATTTATATTCCAGATTTTGAGATCAGCTATATCTTTATTTCCAACCTGGTGGCCAGCGCTGCTACGCTGTTAATGATGCTTCCTTTCTATTTTAAAATAGATTTCAGCTTTAATACCAAATTATGGAAATCTATGTTGTCTTATGCTTTTCCGGTATTAATCGCAGGACTTGCTTTTTCGGTAAACGAAGTTTTTGATAGGATAATGTTAGATTATTTGCTTCCGCAGGATATAGCCCGGGCCGAGATTGGTGCTTATGCAGCTTGTTATAAGTTAGCCTTATTCATGACTCTTTTTGCCACGGCATTTAGATTGGGAATAGAACCTTTTTTCTTTAGCCACGCTGAAAATAAAAATGCCCCGGAAACCTATGCAGTAATCACTAAATACTTTGTAGTTTTTGGAAGTTTTATACTTGTGGCCGTGATCGTTTTTATAGATATCTTAAAAGAACTTTTAATTCAAAATAGTACGTATTGGGATGCAATGCATATTGTACCGCTTATTCTACTTGCAAACCTGTTCCTCGGGATATATCACAATCTCTCCGTTTGGTATAAGATTACAGATCGTACCCGTTTTGGCGGCTATATTTCTGTAGTGGGAGCTTTATTTACCCTGACGCTCAATATTATCTTAATTCCGTATATAAGCTACACCGGTTCTGCCATTGCAACTTTGGTAGCTTACGGGGTGATGATGCTGCTTTCATATTTCTACGGAAGAAAATATTATCCCATTCCATATAACCTTAAAAAAATAGGCGGCTATTTAGTACTTTCCGTCTTATTTTCGGTATTTTCCTTTTACGTTTTTCGCGGAAATTATTTCGTTGGAATTAGCTTATTAATAGTCTTTCTCGGAACCGTATATGTTTCGGAAAGAAAACAACTTATTAAAATATTACAATCTTAACTATGCAAGTAAAGATCATCAATAAATCGGCACACAAACTGCCGCATTACGAAACTGAAGCTTCAGCAGGAATGGACCTTAGAGCCAATATTTCTGAAGCTGTTACGTTAAAACCATTAGAGAGAACTATCGTTAAAACCGGACTTTTTATTGAGCTTCCGGTAGGTTACGAAGCTCAGGTGAGACCAAGAAGTGGCCTGGCCGCCAAAAAAGGAATCACCGTGTTAAACGCACCCGGCACCATAGATGCCGATTACCGTGGAGAAATAGGGGTGATTTTGGTGAACTTATCTAATGAAGAATTCACTATAGAAAATGGCAAACGTGTTGCTCAAATGGTGATTGCTAAACACGAACATATTTCCTGGGAAGAAGTCGATACGCTAGAAGAAACCACTCGTGGTGCAGGTGGCTTCGGAAGCACAGGAAACAAATAAAAATATAATTTAATCGGTGAATGCCGGTTGTGCGGAAAATTAATATGAATATCGATTTTCAAGGATTGAAGATCACAAAAACTAAATAAATGAAGATTATAGTTCCCATGGCGGGTCGTGGTTCACGACTTCGTCCTCATACGTTAACAGTGCCAAAACCTTTAATTCCCGTAGCTGGAAAGCCAATCGTGCATCGTTTGGTAGAAGATATTGCAAAGGTTCTTGACCAACCAATAGACGAGATCGCTTTTATTTTGGGCGATCCTGCTTTCTTTGGAGACGATATCGTAGAAAGTTTAGAAGGCCTGGCAAAAAGCTTAAATGCAAAAGCCTCTATTTACCGCCAGGATCAACCTTTAGGGACCGGTCACGCTATTATGAGTGCGAAGGAATCCCTTTCTGGCCCGGCAGTTGTAGCTTATGCTGACACCTTGATAAAAGCTGATTTTAAACTTGACAAGGAGGCCGATGCGGTGATTTGGACTAAAAAAGTAGCGAATCCCGAAGCTTTTGGGGTGGTAAACCTTAACGAAAAGAACGAGATTATAGAATTGGTTGAAAAGCCAAAAGAATTTGTAAGTGACCAGGCCGTAATTGGTATTTACTATTTTAAAGATATTGCAGTTTTAAAAGAGAAGCTGGAAGAAGTGCTTGATGAAAACCTGATGCATGGTGGCGAATACCAGATTAATGATGGTATTAAGAAAATGATGGCTGAAGACAGGATCTTTAAAACCGGAACCGTAGACGAATGGATGGATTGCGGAAACAAAAATGTAACCGTAGAAACCAATGGCAGAATGCTGAATTTTCTGCACCAGGATGGTGAAAAATTGATTTCAGATTCTGTGAAGATCACTAATTCTGAAATTACCGAACCTTGTTATATTGGTGAAAATGTAGAGCTGGTAAATGCTAAAATAGGACCTAATGTTTCAGTAGGCGATGGGACTAAAATTACTGATGCTGAAGTGAAGAATAGCTTAATTCAAACTTTTGCTGAAGTGAGAAATGCAAAACTGGATAACGCGATGATAGGGAATTTTGCGAAATTTGACGGGAACTTTACCCAAATTAGTATTGGTGATTATTCAACTTTAGAATAAGCTTATTTAAGAGGTTGTTTGAAGAATCGGATTTCGTCAAGCTGAACTGGTTTCAGCTTCTAACATGTTTTGAATAACAATAAATTAGTTCCTGAACTAAATTCAGGAGGTCGATCATAAAAATTTTTCAAACAACCTCTTTATTTTAATTTTATCCTGAAAATTATGAAAAAGTACTTCTTCATTATTGCTATGCTTTCAGGAGCCTTGTTTTCATTTCAGGGAAGTTTTGCCCAGGAAAAGGAAGTGGTGCTTGAAGATGTAAATCAGGATGACCTTGGGAATGTAACCGACGAATTTCAGGAGCAATTCTTTGAGGCCTTAAAACAAAAGGGTATTGAGAATTACGAAAAAGCCATACTTGCATTAGAAGAATGCCAAAGACTGGAACCAAATAATCCGGTGGTATATTTTGAAATGGCCAGAAATTACAGTGAGTTAGAGAATTATGACAGGGCGATTGCAAATCTTGAAAAGGCTCACCAATTAGCGCCTAAAAGGGAAGATGTTCTAGATCAACTTTATAAGACCTATACAAGGGCAAAGCAATATGATAATGCTATCGAAACCTTATTGAAATTACTGAGTTTTGATGAAGACTATAAAGAAAAGCTTGCCAATATTTACCTGTTAAACCGGCAATTTGATGAGGCGCTCCAAACTATAGATGAACTGGACGAGCATGAAGGGCCCAGTACTTACCGAAATAAATTACGAAGGCAAATCTACGCCCGCACCGGCGACACCGCCGCACAAATAGAGAACCTGGAACAGGGAATCGCTAATAATCCTGAAAACGAAAAGAATTATCTCAATCTCATTTATATCTATAGCGATATGGGAGATGACGAACAGGCTTATAATACCGCTTTACAATTGCTGGAAGCTAATCCCGGATCTACCTTAGTGCACCTGGCACTGTATAAATTTCACCTTGAAAGAGAAGAACCGGAAGAGGCTGTTAATTCAATGAAAATTGTTTTTGAAAGCGAAGAAATTGATGCCGAATCAAAATTTAAAGTGCTTAATGATTTTCTGATTTTTGTAGATAACAATCCCGAATATGAAGAAGATCTAATGCAGGTAAGCAAAATGCTTAGCGAACGTGAAAATGCTCCAAAACTCTACAGCCAATTAGGTCAGTATTATATGAAACGTGGGGAACTGGAAGATGCGTTAAATTTCTTTAAGGCCGGGCTGGCGGAAAATACTGATGATTTTCAGTTGGTAAAAAATACTATTTTTCTTCAATTAGAGTTAGAAAAGTATAAAGAGGCCCGGGATTTGAGTAAGGAAATGCTAGAGGTATTTCCGGCGCAGCCTGTTTTGTTTTTGTTACAGGGCATTGCACTAAACCAATTGAAGGAGTATCGTGAAGCTATAGAAATACTTACATTTGGTCTGGATTACTTGATTGATAACCCAAGGATGGAAATTGATTTTTACACACAATTAAAAATGGCCTACAAAGAACTTGGAGAAGAAGAAAAATCGGCTGAATTTTCGCGTAAGGTCGAAGCTTTAATAAAAGAAATAGAATAGATGTATAGAAAGATTTTAGGAGTAGTGTTATTAAGCCTTTTTATCGTTTCCTGTGGAAGCCGGAAGGGAGTAAAAGGAATTGCTACTAAAAATGCTGAAGCCGCAAACATTATAGAAAGTCACTATAATTCTGAAACCAGCTTTACCACACTTACCGGTAAGTTAAAAACGGTTTATCAAAACGAAGACCGTACGCAATCGGTTAATTTGAGTTTTAGAATGGAGAAGGATAAAGCGATTTGGATGAGCGCTTCGGTACTGGGATTTCCAGTTGCCAAAGCCTACATCACGCCTTCTCGGGTAAGTTATTACGAAAAGGTAAGTCAAACTTATTTTGACGGAGATTTTCGACTGCTAAGTGATCTTTTAGGCACTCCATTAGATTTCCAGAAACTTCAGAATTTACTCATAGGTCAGGCAATTTATGATCTTAGGGAAGAGGAGTTTGAATTTTCCCAAACCGCAAAAGGCTTTCAATTTATGCCTTCAAATGGTGGATTAATAAGAAAAATGTTCCTTTTGAATCCTAAAAACTTCAAAACCTCTGCCCAGCAGCTGGCACAAACAGAAGAAAATAAAAGTGTGACCGTAACTTATTCTGATTACCAGGAAGTGGAAGGAAAGATTTTTCCGGAAGAAATAAGTATTATTGCCAATGAGGCCGGAAGCAGCACGAAAATTGAACTTACCTATCGTTCACTGGAATTTGACAGGGGAGATCTCAGCTTCCCATTTGATATCCCATCAGGTTATGAAGAAATTAGTTTATAATGAAGATTAAGAAGTTTTCTGGATTATTATACTGTTTTATATTCTTACTGCTTTCCGCGGGAAATTTGTCAGCTCAAACAACTCGAGAAAGCCTTGAGAAAAAGCGGGTAGAACTTCGGAATGAGATCCGTAGAATAAATGAGCTAAGAAGCAGTAATAAACAAAAGGAGCGTTCGGTTTTAAGTCAGGTAGAAGACCTGGATCAACAAATAAGAAGTACAGAAAATTTAATAAAAGTAACCAACCAACAGGCCAATCTTCTAACCAATCAAATAAACGCGAATACCAATAAAATTTCCAGGCTTAGGGAAGAACTGGAGCAGCTTAAACAAGATTATGCAAGGATGATCGAGAAATCTTACAAAAGCAAATCTTCGCAGAGTAGGATAATGTTTCTATTGTCTTCCGAGAACTTTTTGCAGGCTTATAAACGGCTGCAGTATATGAAACAGTATACCAATTACCGCAAGCAGCAAGGAGATGAAATTAAAGTGAGAACTGAAGAGCTGCAGGAACTCAATGCCGATTTAGCCGATCAAAAAGAAGCTAAGGATGCGCTTATTGCCGAAAACAGGCAAACCAGAACTCAACTGGAAAAGAACAAAAAAGCGCAGCAGGATTTGATGCAGAATATTAGAAGTAAAGAAGGTGAATTCGCTGCACAGATTAGGCAAAAACAACAGGAGATCAATAAAATTGACGCTCAAATTGAGAAAATGATTCGTGAATCTATTGCGAAATCTAACGAAGAAAGCGGCTCTACCGAAAGAAATGTTTATGAATTAACTCCCGCTGCAAAAGCTCTCGCAGCAGATTTTGTAAAAAATAAAGGCCGTTTGCCCTGGCCGGTGCGTTCTGGCGTGGTTACTTCCCGTTTTGGTAGGCAGCCCCACCCGGTGGTGAAATCTATTAGCATAAATAACAACGGGGTAAATATCGATACCGATTCTGGTGGAAAAGCGCGCGCTGTTTTTAATGGTACTGTGAGTGAAGTTCAGGTGCTAAAAGGAGCTAATAAAGCGGTTATGGTAAGGCACGGAGATTATATTACCATATACGATAACCTTGAAAAAGTTTATGTGAAAAGAGGAGATGTAGTAAGTACAGGGCAGGAGCTTGGTGCTGTGGCGACCAGCCGCACCTCAGGAAAAACTACTTTGCACTTTTTGATCTATAAGAATATGCAAAAGATGGATCCGGCAGATTGGATTCTGGAAATGTAGTTTCTCCACGCAACCTTTATCGTTTTTTTGCATCTTAATAGTATAAACCTGGTTATTTGCCTATGAAAAAAGAATTACTACTTCTAATATTTATTGTTTTTACCGGTTGCGTCCAGCACAACGTAGGAGTGGTTGGCAGTAAGAGAATGCTGATATCGGGAAATATTCTAAATGCTGAA includes:
- a CDS encoding tetratricopeptide repeat protein → MKKYFFIIAMLSGALFSFQGSFAQEKEVVLEDVNQDDLGNVTDEFQEQFFEALKQKGIENYEKAILALEECQRLEPNNPVVYFEMARNYSELENYDRAIANLEKAHQLAPKREDVLDQLYKTYTRAKQYDNAIETLLKLLSFDEDYKEKLANIYLLNRQFDEALQTIDELDEHEGPSTYRNKLRRQIYARTGDTAAQIENLEQGIANNPENEKNYLNLIYIYSDMGDDEQAYNTALQLLEANPGSTLVHLALYKFHLEREEPEEAVNSMKIVFESEEIDAESKFKVLNDFLIFVDNNPEYEEDLMQVSKMLSERENAPKLYSQLGQYYMKRGELEDALNFFKAGLAENTDDFQLVKNTIFLQLELEKYKEARDLSKEMLEVFPAQPVLFLLQGIALNQLKEYREAIEILTFGLDYLIDNPRMEIDFYTQLKMAYKELGEEEKSAEFSRKVEALIKEIE
- a CDS encoding DUF4292 domain-containing protein, whose translation is MYRKILGVVLLSLFIVSCGSRKGVKGIATKNAEAANIIESHYNSETSFTTLTGKLKTVYQNEDRTQSVNLSFRMEKDKAIWMSASVLGFPVAKAYITPSRVSYYEKVSQTYFDGDFRLLSDLLGTPLDFQKLQNLLIGQAIYDLREEEFEFSQTAKGFQFMPSNGGLIRKMFLLNPKNFKTSAQQLAQTEENKSVTVTYSDYQEVEGKIFPEEISIIANEAGSSTKIELTYRSLEFDRGDLSFPFDIPSGYEEISL
- a CDS encoding oligosaccharide flippase family protein produces the protein MGTFKKLFQQTFVYGLATVLPRMLNVIMVPLYTHVLPKEEYGEVSIIFAYFVFFNVILAYGMETAFFRFYNKMKNSKEVLSTSGWSIVATSILFFTAAFLAQDFIAEMANIPVKYIQLVIWILLLDALVIIPFTWLRAAEKPMRFAIIKIINVCINLGLNIFFLLFLKDLAVEDSVFQSIYIPDFEISYIFISNLVASAATLLMMLPFYFKIDFSFNTKLWKSMLSYAFPVLIAGLAFSVNEVFDRIMLDYLLPQDIARAEIGAYAACYKLALFMTLFATAFRLGIEPFFFSHAENKNAPETYAVITKYFVVFGSFILVAVIVFIDILKELLIQNSTYWDAMHIVPLILLANLFLGIYHNLSVWYKITDRTRFGGYISVVGALFTLTLNIILIPYISYTGSAIATLVAYGVMMLLSYFYGRKYYPIPYNLKKIGGYLVLSVLFSVFSFYVFRGNYFVGISLLIVFLGTVYVSERKQLIKILQS
- the dut gene encoding dUTP diphosphatase, with protein sequence MQVKIINKSAHKLPHYETEASAGMDLRANISEAVTLKPLERTIVKTGLFIELPVGYEAQVRPRSGLAAKKGITVLNAPGTIDADYRGEIGVILVNLSNEEFTIENGKRVAQMVIAKHEHISWEEVDTLEETTRGAGGFGSTGNK
- the atpG gene encoding ATP synthase F1 subunit gamma yields the protein MANLKELRSRITSVSSTMQITSAMKMVSAAKLSRAQDAITQMRPYSEKLTQLLQDLSATLDDDTSSKYAEEREVKNVLMVAISSNKGLAGAFNTNIVKAVKYKAKNDYDSKKIDLYTLGKKANDVLKKDYEVYKNNNAIYDDLSFENVSEIAEELMQLFLDEKYDKIVLVYNQFKNAATQIVQHEQFLPIEQFETEEEKQLDYLFEPSKIEIVKELIPKSLKMQLFKALRDSFASEHGARMTAMHKATDNAKELRDDLKLSYNKARQASITNEILEIVGGAEALNG
- a CDS encoding F0F1 ATP synthase subunit B, coding for MDLITPEVGLIFWQTIVFLVLMLILAKFAWKPILGAVRTREESINEALASAEDARKEMQNLKADNEKLLQEARAERDEILKEARQLKEKMISEAEGDAQKKAGNIVAKAKESIEMEKRAAMADIKNQVATLSIEIAEKVIGKELSTEEKQHQMIDKMLNDATLN
- the atpA gene encoding F0F1 ATP synthase subunit alpha — encoded protein: MAEVNPAEVSAILKKQLSGFESGASLDEVGTVLTVGDGIANVYGLANAQYGELVQFESGLEGMVLNLEEDNVGIVLLGPSKDVREGSVVKRTERIASINVGEGIVGRVVDTLGNPIDGKGDIEGETFQMPLERKAPGVIYRQPVSEPMQTGIKSIDAMVPVGRGQRELVIGDRQTGKTTVCIDTILNQKEFYDAGEPVHCIYVAIGQKASTVAGIAKVLEDKGAMEYTTIVAANASDPAPMQVYAPFAGAAIGEYFRDTGRPALIIYDDLSKQAVAYREVSLLLRRPPGREAYPGDVFFLHSRLLERAAKVIDDNDIAQNMNDLPDSLKGKIKGGGSLTALPIIETQAGDVSAYIPTNVISITDGQIFLTSDLFNSGVRPAIDVGISVSRVGGSAQIKSMKKVAGTLKLDQAQYRELEAFAKFGSDLDPTTLRVIQKGKRNVEILKQAENDPYPVEDQIAIIYAGSKNLLKDVPVEKVKEFEKDYLEYLNAKHRDMLDTLKAGKLTDEVTDTLVSVAKELSAKYKK
- a CDS encoding sugar phosphate nucleotidyltransferase codes for the protein MKIIVPMAGRGSRLRPHTLTVPKPLIPVAGKPIVHRLVEDIAKVLDQPIDEIAFILGDPAFFGDDIVESLEGLAKSLNAKASIYRQDQPLGTGHAIMSAKESLSGPAVVAYADTLIKADFKLDKEADAVIWTKKVANPEAFGVVNLNEKNEIIELVEKPKEFVSDQAVIGIYYFKDIAVLKEKLEEVLDENLMHGGEYQINDGIKKMMAEDRIFKTGTVDEWMDCGNKNVTVETNGRMLNFLHQDGEKLISDSVKITNSEITEPCYIGENVELVNAKIGPNVSVGDGTKITDAEVKNSLIQTFAEVRNAKLDNAMIGNFAKFDGNFTQISIGDYSTLE
- the atpE gene encoding ATP synthase F0 subunit C, which produces MEYLHIGLAALGAGLAVVGAAIGVGKIGGSAMDAIARQPEASGKIQTAMIIAAALVEGVALFGVVAALLGVLTTPA
- a CDS encoding murein hydrolase activator EnvC family protein, which encodes MKIKKFSGLLYCFIFLLLSAGNLSAQTTRESLEKKRVELRNEIRRINELRSSNKQKERSVLSQVEDLDQQIRSTENLIKVTNQQANLLTNQINANTNKISRLREELEQLKQDYARMIEKSYKSKSSQSRIMFLLSSENFLQAYKRLQYMKQYTNYRKQQGDEIKVRTEELQELNADLADQKEAKDALIAENRQTRTQLEKNKKAQQDLMQNIRSKEGEFAAQIRQKQQEINKIDAQIEKMIRESIAKSNEESGSTERNVYELTPAAKALAADFVKNKGRLPWPVRSGVVTSRFGRQPHPVVKSISINNNGVNIDTDSGGKARAVFNGTVSEVQVLKGANKAVMVRHGDYITIYDNLEKVYVKRGDVVSTGQELGAVATSRTSGKTTLHFLIYKNMQKMDPADWILEM
- the atpH gene encoding ATP synthase F1 subunit delta gives rise to the protein MKGTRAAQRYAKAILDLAKEKNTADIVFTDMQQISQTIAKSEDLSDMLKSPVVNSTVKKASLKEIFKDAGEITQGAFDVLVENGRINILDLVAKNYIVRYNTMNRSQEAVVTSAVPLTAELEEKILAKVKELTGTGAKIKNVVNKDIIGGFVLRVGDLQYDASVSRNLNRLKRELKTNSYISSI